The sequence AATAATTCAAGATATCCTTGTCATTTTAACATAGGAGGCCAAATTCTAGTGTTACATCAGTATACTTTTGATATGAATaatcagttaaataaattataaataatttctttctaatcTTATCAAACTTTATCACACATGAAATCTTTCCCAAGATTCCTTTCCACAAACCTTCTACAACTTCTTTTATATCAATTTGGTTTTGTCctatctgctttctcttttccattGTGGAACGACCAGCCATTCTactttaggttaaaaaaaatacttttttcttaaagaaaaacacatcCTTTATATCTCATAGCTTCACCTACCAAAATCTTGTCTTACTATTCTTACATACGGAGTTGTTTCTCTTACTATTTCTAGCATTAATTACTATATGTTATATAGAACTCTTAACTACTGTTAGCTTGAATTTCTAGTGAAAACTAGGGGGTAAGCAACAGTCAATGGCCTGTTTGTTAGTGATGACGGTTGTATTGTTTTTAAGTATTTGGGATTCTTATCTACTGCACCTTGCAAATGAACAATGTTGCCAAGATTAAAACTTCCCCATGTGCATGCTGTCATCCTAAACTGTCCTTAGCAAGGTTAACTTGTTTGTCCAAAAATACAAAGGTTCATGGTCCCTAATTATCATACATAACATTAGCCAGTATTCCAGCAAGTGGAGTCCCAGGCTCCTTTCTTCGGAGAAATCAGTTTTCAGAAAGTACCTACCTGAGGGCTTTAACTGGTCTCAGTTCTGCTATTTATTGGATCCAATCTGATTCTGAATGGAGACTGGCTAAGGAAATGCACAAATAAAGTTGAAGAGGTCAAAATACAAGTTTCTGGAGCTCCTATTTGAAAGGAAACTCACCCCCACTTTCCAGCTACAGCAAGACAGCACCGTGGCTCATTTGGTGCCTTTACTGGGTAGTAGGTTTTCCTAGATGCTGCTGGAGTTTGCCTTAGGATTCCACATCTGACACtaaattgttaaagaaaaactttaaacaaaatgAATTCAATAGAGTTTATCTGGGCAAAGAAGAATTCATGAACTTGGCAACACTCAAAACTGAAAAACACTGAGAAAACTTTTCTCTAGTAGCATAAACAGCAAGGTTTCACAGGCTGAACAAGGTAGCAAAGTAAAGAAATTACCCGATTGGCTTAGCTAGATGTCTACCTTATTTGAGCATGATGTACTGATAGGTGTAACGACTTCAACATTTATCTGCAGGCACTTGTAAACTTCAGAGAGACCAGAATCTCCTGAGTGCATGTTAAAACCCAAGTTGAGCCACCCCACTTCCCAAGACACTGACCAAGTAGGTGTGGGTGGGGCCAGGAAAATCGCATTTCTAACCAGCACCCAGGAAATGGTGATGTTCCTGGTCCTAGGTGTTGGCCTTATTTGGGTATCTTGTGATCAGTGGTCCCTAGTTATATAACTAACTGGCTGGCTGTTTGTGATTGATTGATGCTAGATTTTAATTTGTAAGTCAGCCATGAGAAATGCCTCCAAGTTAAGTTTTCGTTTGCTTATGAAAGAGCTCCAGGTACAAAAGTAACCTCATGATAGTGACCTATTACTTGCTTTAATAGAGGACACTGTaacaatgtttattaaaaattcttaagaaattttaataaaaatattgggCAATAGTTTAATCTCCGAGCACATTGCCTATAAGAAAGCAATAACCATATATATACAACgataaatataaaagaagtaTTCATTATACCacttttcataaaacaaaaatttagaaaaatttaaacaattaattATGAAAACCGACTAAATATAAGCTCCAGCTCTGAGGAGTTGCTGTGCAGAGGGCCAGGTTGTCAGGGCCAGTGCAGCCTCTCACTTCTCCAGAGGCACCATCCTGTTGCCTGGGGTCTAGaaactctcttttttctttacagtCAGGCATAGTGTTCTGACCCCTTCCCCAATCCAGCGTGCAATGAAGAAATCATTCTCAACCTCACCCCAATGCCGTTTGAGGTGAGATACTTCTCACTTGTGGTTTGGTCTGCATGTACCCGCAATGATGGCTTCTGAACCTGCACCATTCCAAGTGTGGTCTGAGGACTAGGAACAGGTCTGTCCCAGGAGAGCTGGTGAGACGTGCAAATTCCCTGGCCCTGCTCAGACCTAGTGGTTCAGATTGCTGGGGGATAGGGAGAATAAGAACTTGGGTTTAGGGTATTTAGAACTTGCCTTCAGGGTATTCTAGTCCCTCTGAAGTTCACAGGTAACTACAGATACATGCTGAAGGCATCTTCATGGAGAAGAAACTTAAGTCTTGTCCAGAAAGAgtaactttatttaatttttagctgGAGGATGTGATGGTTTCTTTCTAGACGCCAGACTGTGGACGATAGGAGTATATCCCGCTGGGATGCAAATGCAGAAATTCAACTCTGAATTGGGTGCCCTGAGGTTGGGAAGACTGGGACATAGACCTGCTCACTTCCATGACAGAATGTGCCCCTCAGATTTGACCTTTTCCACACCTGCAGGGTGCACCTGCTCTGCTGATGGAGCTCATTTGCACAGATCAACCCCTGAGCGAAGCTGCGTGGCTTGGGAGCTGGTGGCATGGTGTGTCTCAGGGGCACCAGGGTCCAGAGGAGCTCTTAGCATCTGAGACCAGTAACTATGGCTTGAGACCCAAGCAGCTCACTGCCTGTTTGTGTAAATAAACACTTATTGGAATACAACCACTCTTATATGTTTGCACTTTGGCTATTGCTCCTTTCAAGATATGACAGCaattctgagtagctgagagaCCATCTGCCCACAAAGGCCAGAATAGTTACTCTCCGGATTCTTCAGAACATTTTTTTGCCAAACCCTGGTTTAGGTGATTTGGGCAAGGTATTAGCAGCATCTAGTCTGCCCATGCATCTCACACCGCATCCCCTGGGGGTGTGCATTCCTGCAAATCCTGCATTTTCAGGGGATTTCTGCATCCCTGGGGATTTGTGAGAGTGCAGATGCATTTTCCAAAGGTCAGAGGCCCTGAAGTTGGACATTTCTAAGATTCTTCCAGAAGATGCTGCTGCCTCAGATGCCAGGACAACTTTATAAGGGTGAAGCTAGAAGTCCTTCCTCTATTCACCAACCTTCCATGGAccaggaaagctgtgtgagccTCCCCTCGAGAGCAGAGGCCACACATGCTGAGTGGGACCCAGAGGTCCTGTCTTGCTCAATCGTGCACATTGGGTGTCCTGCAAGATCACAGACATTCTACCTCTGGCCACATGGGTCACCATCAGCCATGAGCATGGAGACAGGAGCTCAGACTTGTCTTGGTTGTGCCACTTGGATCTGGCTCACGAGGTCCTAAGGAAGGGAGGACCCCACGGACACAGATGCAAATAGGCTGCCTTTCTGAGAGGAACTCCATCAACTGCTCAGCCCCTCCCTCCAGAACATGGCACAGGAAGCTTCTGGAAATGCTGATGTTTAATGACCTATTCTACATGAGGAACCTGGACAATGAGGAGTTTCTAAAATGCCAAGTCATAAAACCTCAGACACTTGCAAAGTAAGAGAACAAATATGCATGGAGCTGCTCAGCCACTGATGTGCCACTCCTGGGAACAGCTGGTGTCCACGGGGGAGGGGGCAGCATGAGGCCAGGCATGTGAGTGGCTTCCACTCAGGAGAGCCCCTCTGAGCAGGTCttgttcaggagttcaaaatacGTCTTCCAGGGCATGGTTTCAACAGTGAAGAAGCAGCTGAAGGTCTGAGGGAACAAACAGGAAGAGACAGTAGGGCGGGGTTTGGGGAAGTTCCAGAATCCTGTGGCATCTGCCCTTGCCACAGTTTCCATCTCCACCTTGCCCATTCCTGGGCCAGCAATCGAGCCACGTGGCTCTGGCCTTCAGGTCTTGCCTGAGCCTGAGGCCAATCCTGAACTACATCGTGATTTGAGGCTCCCTCCTTAGCCAGGGTCACTTGTGCCatgcctcctcctccagcccgTGCCCCTCAGGGAAACCCCAGGCTATCCTGGTGTGATCCCTGCACCTAAGAGCAGCAGAACACTTTGTCCCGTGGAAGCTGTTCCAAGACTTAGGTTAATCTTACAATAAGGGGGTTGACTAAGAACGGGAAGTTTTCCCAGAGCCAGGATTCGCTTGGAGCTCATCCCCTAGAGCAGGATCTGCAACTCAGCAGGGCCTAGGAGCGAGGCCAGTGGGGCTTCTTCTCAGCCTCCACCGCTTTGGGTCTAGGGCAGAGTAGAGAAACCCTGAGAAATGTACCCACAGACATTGTCACCATTGTCTCCAGGCTCTTTGTCAAGAAGGCAGGGAAGAATTGGGAGGAAGACCAGAGAGAAGGTTCTGAAGGCCATGTGGCCCAGGTGCAGGCAGCTGTAATGGTGTCAGAGGGCAGAGTGAGGAAACTCAGATTGGCTGGGGGCCTGAAAGTGAAGCCCTGGGCTCCCTGCCTCACTGGGCTTCCCACTAAGGCACAAGCAGGGCAGCCTGGTAGAGCCTGCTGTAGGCTCACTTGCCTTTGTCGCTCGGAATGGCTTTGCCAGCTGCTCCTGTGCCCACACCACACCCCATGCAGCATCCACAGTTGTGGACCTGAGGAAAGCTGACACCCTGTCTTACATTGTTCAGCTCCGGGCTTTCTTGAAAAGGGCAGTTGTCAATGTCATCTTCAAATTTCCAACATACAGTTTGGCGTAGTTGCAGATTCATGGAGAACACCATCTTACCTCGCCACTGTTGGACAAAAAGAGATTAAAGTGGATGCACCGCCTTCCCGCCCCTAAGTAGCTGCTACTGAAGATGCCATTTGTGCAGGAGAGACCCCAGCACTCTACTGCATTTGAGAGCTTGCCCATGGGCCTGGCATCAGCTCACTGGAGGTAAAACCCAGGGGATCCTCTCTAGACTGAGGAGTTAAGAGCAAAAAGcaggtgggcatggtgggtcTGGGGAGCATGCAGGTTGAGCCAGGCTCCACTAACACATTCTCCACCTCTGCCCACCCCATTTCCCACGGTGAGACTCCAGCTTCACTCTCAGCAGGCATGTATCTTGCAGCTGCATTCCCAGAGGACAGAGCCACATGTCCAGGAGGGTGTTGGATCTCCGAGAGTTTTCAGGGTAACCTGAGCCCTGGGACAGAAGGAGCCTCATCTACAGCGTGTTGTCAAAACCTTCCAACCGACCTCCAGCGAGAAAAACGACACACAGTGCTCCCACTACACACAGGCACAAACCCTGGGAAAACAGCTTCAAGACACACCGTCTGCCCTACTGCAAAGTGCATGCTGAAGTTCTCCTTGCCCTCCTTCCCACTCCATTCTATTTCATTCCACTGCCTAGCCTCCCTCCCACCCATCTATTCTTCCCAGCCCCCAAACTGATGCTGGGATTGCCATATCCTGGAAGCCATGTGGAAGGCTTTTATGACTTACAGTCATTTAGGACTTAGAGACCACAGTAAGGAGCTTAGATTTTATTCTAACGGTATTAAGAATGGAGGCTTACACCGAGGTCTTGGAGAATCAAGCAAAGCACTGGGAAAGCAGAACCATGAGGCCTGGCCAGTCTCAATCTCTGAGACTTCCAAGGTTCCAGCATGACTCTTAGCAGACACCATTACTTGACCAGATGCCCCTTTGAGGGCTGCATCAGGCTTTTAATTCTCCTGAGAGGAGGCAGGAAGTGAGCAAGGAGGAGAATTCCTCTGTACCAGCATTGCAATCCTGAGGATGGCAGAGAAGAATccaccccaggaggcagagaaccAGCCAGGGCCTTGCACAGAGTCTTTCCAGAGCTTAAGCTGTGTGTGGCACTCGAGTCCCTCTGCCCTTCCCTTCAGGCTCTTGCTtccaagaaaggaagagaaatgctCCTCTCTCTAAACCAGAAGTGCTCCATTAGGAGGGCATTTTAACTGTTCAGGCCTGAAGCCCAGCTGAACTGTGCATTGCTGACCACGTTAATGATTTCATCAAAAAGGCAAGCATTTTAGGATGAAGGTCCATTGAGGAAGAGTGTAAATCAGCCTTCAGTTCATTAAGTGCAGACAGAGCAAGGAGCCCAGAGAAGGTGGAGATCAGAGAACTGACCTCTCACAGCGGCCTCTCAGGGCTGATGGTGTTCTTTATTGCCCTGAATTCtcactgttctctctctctctctctctctctctctctctttctctctctctctctctctctctctgtgtgtgtgtgtgtgtccttgcttttccattttcatttcatgACCTTGAAATATTTCTGTCTCTTTGGTTATTTTCTCTTCTTGTCAGCTTCATCTCCTTAGAAGTCCTTACTCTGAAGTCACTCTTCAGTTATACAATGTCATAAAAATCATGAAGATTGAAAAATATATCTTGcatgtgaatagacatttccctaattaaaaaatatttttaagttcaaTGTTTTCCAAAACTGAAACTACCGTAATTAGTTATGGGCTGCCCAACTATGGCCTGCTGATGGTGAACCAAGTCTCCTAGACCAGACACCTTGGCCCCTCACTTGGGGCAGATGGAGAAGAACAGGACAGAAGAGGATGTGGTCACCAACATTTCTGTCCTCCCTCCATGAACTCAGAACGCGCAACAGCCTGTAGGCATGCTCCTCCTTGCTCTGCACATTGAAAGTGTTCAAGGCAAACTCCACTGTGGTGAGGAACATAGGATCCtgggttattttattattaccacCCATTTCCTCCTCAGAACACTGGGCATAGGTCACCAGGAGCTGGAAGCCCATGCGAAGCAGTGACAGTGCCCAGGGCACAGCCTTCCTCCTCTGCTTACTCGACATGATGCAGGCTCCAGCAGCCCCTGCCTTTGCCCTTCAGATCCGTGGTGTCCACCGGAGCCTTCCAGGGCTCAGGTCTGGCCCTTAAATTCACGTGCTGGGGCAGAAACTCCTCCCTCCAGGCCTCATCTCTGTAGTTACACACTGTCTCTTCCACACATGGCCTCTCTTCTTCCAAAGCTGTTTAAATCATCTCCTGTTCAGGGAGAGGAACAGCACCCAGGCAGCTGGGTTGGGAAAGACCAGCAATGGGAGAGAGAGTGCCCTGAACATGAGGCCCAGCCTCAGCTGCCCCAGCACCTCGGCGGGCTAAAGGGGCCCTCCACTGGGCGCCCCAGTGGAGGTCAGAGCCCGGCACAGGAACACAAGTGCAAGAGGTATGAGTGGAAGGTGAGCGCTGGACTCAGTAGTGGAGGTGGGATGGGAGTGGGAGGATGGGTAATAGGCAGGAAAGGATGGAAAGGGGTGACAGTGGACGCTAGGATCGTGGGTGAGCAGGCACAGGGCCCAGAGAAAGCGCTGGGCCTCTTGAGACAGAGGCGGGGAGCACAGGAGGCCTGGCGCGATGTCCTGCAGGTGTCTGCTCCCCCGAGGATCTCAGGACGCGGGCCCCAGCCTGGGGGTCCTGGGCAGGGGTTGAGGAAACCAAGAGCGGGAGCCCCCAACCCTGTTCTCTGCACCTCCCTGAATGCAGCTTCCCAAGCCAGGGACGCGCTGCCAAGTGCTGGTACTAGGGGCCTGGCTCCTTATGGCTGTCCCTATTCCTCAAAGGTGTTTCCAGGACGGGTGGCCGCTTGCAATTGGAGCAGTGGAGAACCAGAAAGAGGAAGAGGCCCCCAGGGATGGCTGAGGTGCGCCCGTTAGGTCGTCACGGGTGCCCTCTTGTGGCCACAGCTGGCACAGCTCAGCGGCACAGTTCGTGGGTGGAGATTCTGAGTTCTCCACCAAGACCCTCCTAGCCTCCAACTCCAGCAGCAAATGGGGCTCTGAAAAGACTGAATAATGCACCCTTCCCAGACCAGACTTCAGCTTTGTCCCTGTGAAATACGCCTTCGACGTTTATCCGCAGCTCCTTGTACACTTCAGAAGCAACCAGCATCCCCTGAAGTCATGTTAAAAATCAAGTTCCTAGTTTGCCCACCTGATGATTCTGACCCAGTAGCTGTGAGCAGGGCCAGGGAACCTACATTTCTCATCAGCTTCCAGAGGATGGAGCATTCCCGGTCTCGAAACCACACTTTGAGTGCTGCAGGCTCAGAATACTTCCTGGGAGGTGCATACACACCAAACCACAAATAAGAAGTAACTCGGCTTGAGGGACATGGAGGTCGGGGATGAGCATGGTTTTTGTGGGGAACACGGGATGGGGAACAGGCTCAGACAGCATGCCTGGTGATAAAGAATAAGAATTTGTTTCTAGACCCTGTGTGCAAAGAAGCAGCAACTCAATGTGACCATTCCAGGAAAGCAGCCAGATGTGCCAAAAACATCACCCGAGGTGTCTGCATCCTTTCTCTGATGGCGTTGAGTTCGCTGGAACTGCAGCTGAAGCGTAAGTAACGTGGTTTCTTAGCTGGAGAGTGATGGTGCACGTGGGGGTAGGAAGGGGGTGTCAGTGAGGGTGGAAATGCCTACCTGGTTTTTGGGATGAGCAGGCCATAAGGTGCTGTGAGAACTAGAATCCTGATGCCTGGAATAGGTTGCGAGTGTCCTGAGAGAGGCCTGCAACGCCCACGGAGGTCACTCTCATCTTGTAAGGTCAGGGGCTGGTGAACTTGGGGCATCCTACCAATCGCCAGTGAGTCCCCCACCATTCTGAGGGCAGATACCCACATGCACTCCAAAGGGAGTGTCCACACTCGCTCTTACATGAGCAGTGGTTTAGGGTCCTGGGCACCAGCTCTGTCCTCACTGTGCAAAAGGGACGGGGATCCCCACACCCAGATGTGAGACCACGGGTATGCAGACACCATGGACCCTTACAAGTGTGTATTTTCTAGTTGAATCCCCAGTGGCCTGGGATGGCCTCCCTTCCCAGGTGGAGAGAGATGGGAATATCAAGACACAGCCAGGTGAAGAGAAGTACATGTGGGCTCCAGGCTGCGGAGCCCCAAAGACGTCAACATGTTGCTGAGGCCAGAGTGAAACCGGAGGGCCCGGAGGGACTGGCTGGCCAGCCCACAGCCGCAGCTCACAGCTCTCTGAGGGGCTCTCCCCAGGTCTCAGGTCTGGGAGGCTTTCTCTCCTGAGACCCCTTTTAAGAGTTCTGTCTCACTCAGCTTCTTCCTGGGCACTCGTTGGCCTGTCTGTCTCTGGGGCCACCGGGACTTGTGCGGTGCCCTGTTTGTGTTGCTGGCACCGGCACCGAACACCCATGTGGTCTCATAGGAAGGTCCCAGTAACTCCTCACTGAAATGCACCTGCTTATCCAGAAACGAGGTCCTGTATTTCTGGACTCGTTCCTTTGAATGATTAGAGAATGCTGGCAATGACCAGGACCAAGCCACTGGCCCTTTTCTGTGAAGCTGAAGGTGAGGTGGCGGACCAGGGGAAGCCCAGTGACTCTTCGGGACACAGGACACTCTCCCCAGCTCCCGCAGACCCTGCAGCTGAGTGCTCTCCCCAGGGTCTGACTCATGCCCCTCACTGCCCGGCCTACTCGGCCACATGCTCTAAAGGTCCTGTGCGACCTTGCTCACTGTCTCTTTCAAgctgggccaggctcagtggggCCTGCCAGTTTCAGGATCGCCTGCTGGGCTTTGGGATCACATCTTCAGGACCCTCCCCGTTCTCCCTGCTTGGCATTTCCCGAGGAGACTCCCCAGACAAGCCAGCATTCCCAGGGGTTTCCGTGTGCTGGAAAACAAGGCGGCATCCAGGAGATCAAAGGAAGAcagcaggggcagggaggagccccGGACTCAGAGCACAGTGGTCCAGTGAGTACTGTCACAGCAGTCATCAAAGGGGCAACTCTGGGCatgggggcaggggcggggcggCTGCCTGGGAATTCCAGGGCCCTCTccgctcctccctcccctcctccagtTTTTCCACCTGGGGGG comes from Macaca mulatta isolate MMU2019108-1 chromosome 10, T2T-MMU8v2.0, whole genome shotgun sequence and encodes:
- the LOC114670428 gene encoding putative cystatin-9-like protein CST9LP1; the encoded protein is MTPTGKSKSAKLFLVIVPITQEKLWLQQLSSWRGKMVFSMNLQLRQTVCWKFEDDIDNCPFQESPELNNTFSCFFTVETMPWKTYFELLNKTCSEGLS